One segment of Sulfobacillus thermosulfidooxidans DSM 9293 DNA contains the following:
- a CDS encoding (2Fe-2S)-binding protein, which translates to MMHVQFRLNDEPVESHIAGHETLLAVLRDQLGVTEVKYGCGEGACGACVVLVDGKPLASCLTLCASVENADIMTVKAPDPSGLWALLQDRFAAHEAAQCGFCSPGLLASCFALIQRGEKLTRQQIREALSGHICRCTGYHHIVDAVEEVMTLWPVMS; encoded by the coding sequence ATGATGCACGTGCAATTCCGACTCAATGATGAGCCAGTGGAGAGTCACATTGCAGGACATGAAACGTTGCTGGCTGTGTTGCGCGATCAACTCGGAGTGACGGAAGTCAAATACGGGTGTGGAGAAGGCGCATGCGGGGCCTGTGTGGTGTTGGTGGACGGCAAACCGTTGGCATCGTGCCTAACTTTGTGTGCCAGTGTGGAAAATGCCGACATTATGACCGTGAAAGCCCCCGATCCTTCGGGCTTGTGGGCCTTGTTACAAGACCGGTTTGCTGCTCATGAAGCGGCTCAATGCGGGTTTTGTTCTCCGGGTTTGTTGGCAAGTTGTTTTGCGTTAATTCAACGCGGGGAAAAGCTTACCCGCCAACAAATCCGGGAAGCGTTGTCTGGTCACATTTGCCGGTGCACGGGCTACCACCATATTGTCGATGCCGTCGAGGAGGTGATGACATTATGGCCAGTCATGTCCTGA
- a CDS encoding xanthine dehydrogenase family protein molybdopterin-binding subunit, giving the protein MASHVLTPTPSIIGQKVIREDVRKKVAGEVLYSADWVMPGMLYAKLVRALYPHAKITKIDSQGAYQVPGVVRVIEAKDVPVNQFYDDPSGLGEKIAQHKVFQDDEVRYVGEPICLVVAKTPEAAEKGAEAIWVDYDILPSVHDPLEALKEDAPLVHPHGNTVVEWNVHKGDVDAVIQDPGLVHIQRTYRTGFVDHLYLEPESGVGWIDNDGIVTLRCATQVLEHYRDIARMLNLPENRVRVICPYVGGGFGGKEDMTVEPYLAIATWITQKPVKMVWSRQESLLARPKRHPFIMTYDVWAKPQGELVAMKVDITGDAGAYAMLSPRVLFAAAVVATGPYRIDHVDVKSRAVYTHNVPTSAFRGFGAMQMAFGYEQIMEEIAQELGIDAVEFRRRHFITYFAPFGTWFGHFFYSRFGGLGGSVYTVSGNAKASKMAKNVA; this is encoded by the coding sequence ATGGCCAGTCATGTCCTGACCCCAACCCCATCGATCATTGGCCAAAAGGTGATCCGGGAGGATGTTCGCAAGAAGGTTGCGGGAGAGGTGCTTTATAGTGCAGATTGGGTGATGCCGGGCATGCTCTATGCAAAATTGGTGCGCGCATTATACCCCCATGCCAAAATCACGAAAATCGATAGCCAGGGTGCTTACCAGGTCCCTGGGGTGGTGCGGGTCATTGAAGCCAAAGATGTTCCCGTCAACCAGTTTTATGATGATCCGAGCGGATTGGGCGAAAAGATTGCCCAACACAAAGTGTTTCAAGACGATGAAGTGAGGTATGTGGGCGAACCCATTTGTTTGGTCGTTGCTAAGACCCCCGAAGCAGCGGAAAAGGGCGCTGAGGCCATTTGGGTCGATTACGATATATTACCTTCCGTGCATGATCCGTTGGAGGCGTTAAAAGAAGATGCTCCTTTAGTGCATCCCCACGGTAATACCGTGGTTGAGTGGAACGTGCATAAGGGCGATGTGGATGCCGTCATTCAAGATCCTGGTTTAGTTCATATTCAGCGCACTTACCGTACCGGGTTCGTGGATCATCTGTATCTGGAACCGGAATCCGGCGTGGGGTGGATTGATAACGATGGGATTGTGACCTTACGCTGTGCCACACAAGTGTTGGAACATTACCGGGATATTGCCCGCATGTTAAATCTGCCCGAGAACCGGGTCCGGGTCATTTGTCCCTATGTCGGTGGCGGATTTGGCGGCAAAGAAGACATGACGGTCGAACCGTATTTGGCCATTGCAACATGGATTACGCAAAAACCGGTCAAAATGGTGTGGTCCCGGCAAGAATCTCTTCTAGCCAGACCTAAACGACATCCCTTTATCATGACTTATGATGTGTGGGCCAAGCCACAGGGGGAGCTTGTGGCTATGAAAGTCGATATTACTGGGGATGCGGGGGCCTATGCCATGTTATCCCCCCGCGTCTTATTTGCTGCGGCGGTTGTGGCCACGGGTCCTTACCGGATCGATCATGTTGATGTCAAATCCCGAGCGGTGTATACCCACAACGTGCCAACAAGTGCTTTTCGCGGGTTTGGCGCGATGCAAATGGCTTTTGGTTATGAACAAATTATGGAGGAGATAGCCCAGGAACTGGGCATTGATGCCGTCGAGTTCAGGCGGCGTCATTTTATCACGTATTTCGCACCCTTTGGTACGTGGTTTGGGCATTTTTTTTATTCCCGTTTCGGAGGGTTGGGGGGCTCCGTATACACGGTCTCGGGTAACGCTAAGGCCTCCAAAATGGCCAAAAATGTCGCCTGA
- a CDS encoding IS1634 family transposase, giving the protein MSNILFMKLVELPSRVVGAAPVIRGIADAIGFVDLLNTLLVWDAQQCRTSPGERILAMVLDILTGKSPLYRVPDRLAETDVPLLLGRGRTAADFTDDALGRALDKLFQAGPAAVFTAVAAQAYAREAIELRSGHWDSTSRSLQGAYRSAEDDTEPCDPTAVDDAAVPPRAMPRRGHSKDRRPDLKQVLLTVFVNGEGVLRFGSVASGNTSDKTLNRRMIEELVAAFSPQELHDVIYVADSSLVTKPNLAGLRQANLRFISRCPSTFAVAQTAKETAWAQDAWTFLGSVAARRDAAEYWASEQQAMIDDVPYRLVVYRSSRLETHKEKTLDQQIANARKALADAAHVLSQTLYDCREDAAQAARQWQARRETAWFAVETTLHEEVQRLPRSRRGRPPKTEEPQTKIGWRVTATIGAVNAAQRQREWERQATFVLITPLDRRDWDARALLQEYKGQVHCERHFHFLKDPLFVDALFVKKPERVEALGYVLLMACLLYSVMERRARRSAVSIPSPARRVLTHPTGHEIIRHLHSVQVIPLPSGARQVAVPQRFQATFLAILEALALPETVYTEPPNPPKRE; this is encoded by the coding sequence GTGTCGAATATTCTCTTTATGAAACTTGTCGAGTTGCCCAGTCGGGTTGTCGGCGCCGCGCCCGTAATTCGCGGGATCGCGGATGCTATCGGATTCGTGGATCTCTTAAATACCTTATTGGTTTGGGATGCGCAGCAATGTCGGACATCGCCGGGTGAACGCATTTTGGCGATGGTGCTCGACATTTTGACGGGCAAATCCCCTCTGTATCGCGTCCCGGATCGTCTCGCAGAAACGGATGTGCCCTTGTTGCTCGGGCGCGGCCGTACGGCCGCGGATTTTACCGATGATGCGCTGGGGCGGGCGTTGGATAAACTGTTTCAGGCCGGGCCCGCCGCGGTGTTTACGGCGGTAGCCGCGCAGGCTTATGCTCGAGAAGCGATTGAACTGCGTTCGGGGCATTGGGACAGTACCTCCCGATCGTTGCAGGGGGCCTATCGGTCCGCCGAAGACGACACAGAGCCCTGCGACCCCACGGCGGTCGACGATGCCGCCGTCCCTCCCCGTGCGATGCCCCGGCGCGGCCATTCGAAAGATCGGCGCCCCGATCTCAAACAAGTGCTCTTAACGGTGTTTGTGAATGGGGAAGGGGTCTTGCGCTTTGGGTCGGTGGCCTCGGGCAATACCTCGGACAAAACCCTCAATCGCCGGATGATTGAGGAGTTAGTGGCCGCCTTTTCGCCCCAAGAGCTTCACGATGTGATCTATGTCGCCGACTCGTCCTTAGTCACGAAGCCCAATCTCGCCGGCCTGCGTCAGGCCAACCTCCGCTTCATCTCGCGGTGTCCTTCGACATTTGCCGTGGCGCAGACCGCGAAAGAGACGGCGTGGGCTCAAGATGCCTGGACCTTCCTCGGGTCGGTCGCCGCCCGCCGCGACGCGGCGGAGTATTGGGCCTCCGAGCAACAGGCTATGATCGATGACGTGCCCTATCGGCTGGTCGTCTACCGATCTTCCCGGCTGGAGACCCACAAAGAAAAAACCCTGGATCAGCAAATCGCCAACGCCCGCAAAGCCTTGGCCGACGCCGCCCACGTCCTGTCCCAGACGCTCTATGACTGTCGCGAGGACGCCGCTCAGGCGGCCCGCCAGTGGCAAGCCCGCCGCGAAACTGCGTGGTTTGCGGTGGAGACGACCCTCCATGAAGAAGTGCAGCGCCTCCCCCGTAGCCGCCGGGGCCGACCGCCGAAAACGGAGGAACCCCAGACCAAAATCGGGTGGCGCGTCACGGCCACCATCGGCGCGGTGAACGCCGCCCAACGGCAACGCGAATGGGAACGCCAGGCCACCTTCGTGTTGATCACCCCGTTAGATCGCCGCGACTGGGACGCGCGTGCCCTCTTGCAGGAATATAAAGGGCAAGTGCACTGTGAACGCCATTTCCACTTTTTGAAAGATCCGTTGTTTGTGGATGCCTTGTTTGTGAAAAAGCCCGAACGGGTGGAAGCGTTAGGCTATGTGCTCCTGATGGCGTGCTTGTTATATAGTGTGATGGAGCGGCGCGCGCGCCGCAGTGCCGTGTCCATTCCCTCGCCGGCGCGGCGGGTGCTCACGCACCCGACGGGCCACGAAATCATCCGACACCTCCATTCCGTCCAGGTGATTCCGTTGCCGTCAGGGGCGCGGCAAGTCGCCGTACCGCAACGCTTTCAGGCGACATTTTTGGCCATTTTGGAGGCCTTAGCGTTACCCGAGACCGTGTATACGGAGCCCCCCAACCCTCCGAAACGGGAATAA
- a CDS encoding xanthine dehydrogenase family protein molybdopterin-binding subunit, with amino-acid sequence MRKTCFIRKGDKLATGEIQDTAVWLNQTLDKVLEELGDAPVPADSSKRIGRGIACTMQPYGRTVWFHDHASCWLNLESDGSVVLRIGVPDIGGGQAASLCQIAAEILHVPLEDVRPYYGDSALTPLAGGTFATRQLYMSGNAVVKAALALQEKIEQVLTMTWGEHQWQWQDGFAHSASGLKISRSAIYEAANALHSPLSVHTTFHAETGEGYDNRKGRAFKTFPDFTFGCHGAVVEVDEETGAVKVLRYVASHDVGVAINPLSVEGQIHGGVVQGLGYALSEEVIYQEGQCVTTLFSQYMVPTAKEMPDITAIILESHEGKGPFHARGIGEPAISPVAPAVANAIANALGSSLRVRSLPMTAEKIWRELSSVSQE; translated from the coding sequence GTGCGGAAAACCTGTTTTATCCGCAAAGGCGACAAGTTAGCAACAGGAGAAATCCAGGACACGGCGGTGTGGCTCAATCAAACCTTGGATAAAGTTTTAGAAGAGCTAGGAGATGCACCGGTTCCGGCAGATTCTTCTAAACGCATTGGGCGGGGCATTGCCTGCACCATGCAACCTTATGGCCGTACGGTGTGGTTTCATGATCATGCTTCTTGCTGGCTCAATCTCGAGTCCGATGGTAGCGTGGTCTTAAGAATTGGCGTTCCGGATATTGGTGGGGGCCAAGCCGCGTCTTTGTGTCAAATTGCTGCTGAAATTCTCCACGTACCTCTAGAGGATGTGCGGCCCTATTACGGAGACAGTGCGCTGACGCCTTTGGCTGGGGGAACATTCGCCACCCGTCAACTCTATATGTCGGGCAATGCCGTGGTAAAAGCCGCTTTAGCACTTCAAGAGAAAATCGAACAGGTGCTGACCATGACATGGGGCGAACACCAATGGCAATGGCAAGATGGGTTTGCTCATTCGGCTTCTGGGCTTAAAATATCCCGGTCCGCTATTTATGAAGCGGCAAATGCCTTACATTCCCCTCTTAGTGTGCATACCACTTTTCATGCGGAAACCGGTGAGGGCTATGACAACCGCAAGGGCCGGGCGTTTAAAACATTTCCCGACTTTACCTTTGGGTGTCATGGTGCAGTAGTGGAAGTCGATGAAGAAACCGGCGCGGTGAAGGTCCTGCGCTATGTCGCCAGTCACGATGTCGGAGTAGCCATTAACCCTTTAAGCGTAGAAGGGCAAATTCATGGCGGTGTCGTGCAAGGGCTGGGTTATGCCTTGTCTGAAGAGGTGATCTATCAAGAAGGGCAATGTGTGACCACATTGTTCAGTCAATATATGGTGCCAACCGCCAAGGAAATGCCTGATATCACCGCCATTATTCTCGAGTCGCACGAGGGCAAAGGGCCATTTCATGCAAGAGGAATTGGGGAGCCCGCGATTTCCCCGGTGGCTCCCGCCGTAGCCAATGCGATTGCCAATGCCTTAGGATCATCCTTGCGTGTGCGCTCCCTACCCATGACGGCGGAGAAAATTTGGCGTGAACTTTCTTCGGTGAGCCAGGAGTAA
- a CDS encoding AAA family ATPase: MRFDENHLAFTVIGRDKERQLIVAALMAKRPVLLVGAPGTSKTTLLQGIVHTMTHFGGVYPVTGDDQLSITALVGTYDPAGVMKDGYKPEYFIPGPLTQAMEQGGILYIEELNRTQSSTLNALLTVLSDGYLDIPRRGRIWALESFGVVAASNPLDDVGTERLSRGLLDRFVTIYLDYQTRDEEQDIVRQHVPRANPEWIDYSVEVMRRTRQHQDLLYGSSVRGAIDFLKILEHVASDGDTVIWDVGITAFSSKVAARPSAGRRVQDILLEIMKSQPLPNPPPFSHWPSFPKPPETANGPGMLGSEARRKNAGDSTTQESLPEAPFDGKESPSSSTRIDMAWQGETGGIRGRSLLHESPDLPPSLHFGLTQQEERRGDKPSTPWVDEAMLKQLRSSHYAPLLPTISTSYGRRYQGHHVVPFREGIFGELDVAATLDNLARDPTRDRLSSMMMRALRPGTRHFALLVDHSGSMAGEKLAVALAISSVLAYYSHTLKMAYGVYVFDQQVHEIKRTNDYRTLDEVVEHLLHLEEGRSTDLSLALRYAAQLGDRDPDLEVILVSDLMPTRGEKTFGALRQRIQKIPHLYICHVPKAGERVFSKTIDHHAENLDLYGLWGLSWVGAKRFCSVTSLRDISTFLGLLSGRDTWL, from the coding sequence ATGCGTTTTGATGAGAACCATTTGGCATTCACCGTCATTGGGCGAGATAAAGAGAGACAATTGATTGTGGCGGCGTTAATGGCGAAGCGTCCCGTTTTATTGGTTGGGGCTCCGGGAACTTCTAAAACGACGCTATTGCAAGGGATCGTGCACACTATGACGCATTTTGGTGGCGTCTACCCCGTCACGGGGGATGATCAATTATCCATTACCGCATTGGTGGGAACCTATGATCCGGCGGGGGTGATGAAAGATGGCTACAAGCCCGAATATTTTATCCCAGGCCCCTTAACCCAGGCCATGGAACAAGGCGGGATTCTTTACATTGAAGAGCTTAACCGGACTCAAAGTTCGACATTAAATGCTTTACTAACCGTCTTGTCAGATGGCTATTTGGACATTCCCCGGCGCGGGCGCATCTGGGCCCTGGAGTCCTTTGGGGTGGTGGCAGCAAGTAATCCGCTAGATGATGTGGGAACGGAACGTTTGTCACGGGGACTGCTTGACCGCTTTGTGACCATCTATCTCGATTATCAAACCCGGGACGAAGAACAAGATATTGTGCGTCAGCATGTGCCAAGAGCTAACCCTGAGTGGATTGATTACAGTGTTGAGGTGATGCGGCGGACTAGACAACATCAAGACTTGCTCTATGGTTCCTCCGTTCGGGGAGCGATTGACTTCCTTAAAATCTTAGAACACGTGGCGTCGGATGGGGATACGGTCATTTGGGATGTGGGGATTACCGCGTTCTCGAGCAAGGTAGCCGCGCGTCCTTCGGCAGGGCGCCGTGTGCAGGACATTCTTCTTGAGATCATGAAAAGTCAGCCTTTACCTAATCCCCCTCCTTTTTCCCACTGGCCCTCTTTTCCAAAACCGCCTGAAACGGCAAATGGACCGGGCATGTTAGGAAGCGAAGCCAGGCGCAAGAACGCGGGTGATAGCACAACCCAAGAGTCCCTACCGGAGGCACCTTTTGACGGCAAAGAATCCCCGTCTTCGTCCACCCGCATTGACATGGCATGGCAAGGGGAGACAGGAGGAATCCGGGGACGCTCTCTTTTGCACGAATCCCCGGATTTGCCACCTTCTTTGCATTTTGGCCTCACCCAGCAAGAAGAACGAAGGGGGGATAAGCCGTCTACCCCCTGGGTGGATGAGGCCATGCTAAAACAGCTGCGCTCGTCCCATTATGCGCCGCTATTGCCCACCATTTCGACGTCTTATGGCCGGCGATATCAAGGCCATCACGTGGTTCCTTTCCGGGAGGGAATTTTTGGAGAACTAGATGTTGCCGCCACATTGGACAATTTGGCCCGGGATCCTACCAGGGACCGGCTCTCGTCGATGATGATGCGTGCACTCAGGCCAGGTACCCGTCATTTTGCCTTGCTCGTTGATCATTCGGGATCGATGGCCGGGGAGAAATTGGCGGTAGCCTTAGCGATTTCTAGTGTCTTAGCGTATTATTCGCATACGCTAAAGATGGCCTATGGGGTATACGTCTTTGATCAACAGGTCCATGAGATTAAACGCACGAACGATTACCGGACGCTGGATGAGGTGGTTGAGCATTTATTACATCTGGAAGAAGGACGCAGTACCGATCTATCCCTGGCGCTTCGCTATGCCGCACAATTAGGCGATCGGGATCCTGACCTGGAAGTGATTTTGGTCAGCGATTTGATGCCAACCCGCGGGGAAAAGACCTTTGGGGCTTTACGTCAAAGAATTCAAAAAATCCCCCATCTTTATATCTGCCATGTCCCCAAGGCTGGTGAGAGGGTGTTTTCTAAAACGATTGATCATCATGCTGAGAATCTCGATCTCTATGGTCTATGGGGTCTGTCTTGGGTCGGCGCTAAACGGTTTTGTTCTGTGACGAGCCTAAGGGATATCAGCACGTTCCTGGGATTGCTTTCGGGTCGAGATACGTGGCTTTAG
- a CDS encoding molybdopterin-dependent oxidoreductase yields the protein MQELTLTVNGKHHHLLIPEMRTLQDVLREDLGMTGTKKVCNDGYCGACTVLLNQQAVKSCLVLALNVNGEDIVTIEGLSANHRLDPLQQAFIDHGATQCGMCTPGMILSAKALLLHQPHPTEDDIKEAIKGNLCRCTGYVKIVEAIKALAETSSPSSLAHSSPLALEEAGKEVVGHGVLRVDGQEKVSGQASYVIDMTLPGMLYGAILRSPIPHGRILSIKTEACLALEGVMAVITGQDMPSKGFGAFVADETGLAVDKVRYVGDGVAAVCATDEETARRALSLIEVEYEELPYVTDPEEALAENAPKIHDVERNIVAHNQVVGGDVQQGFKEADFIFEDRFVTSKQAHTCLEPHVCIADWDLSGKITLYDSTQTPYFMRYHLANIFDLPTSKIRVIAPYVGGGFGSKSEVQAIHVCALILSKMTGKPVKMAHDRDEEFIASRTRHKEIIYLKTGVKKDGRITARQARVIVDNGAYTSYGPGVSLTQSMLGGAVYKIPHYRYDGYVVYTNTPIGGAFRGFGSPQFTYAAESQADMIAARLGMDPLTFRRINLTETGDRAISGPVLRTNGARETLERVVRELGYDFPDSNNRLKKPPYVGIGFAVGTHFTSGKFHPEANADFCGATVKVNDDGSVNILAGVVEMGTGCATTLSQVAAEELGIDLRDIEITLSDSEMTPPDLGTFGSRATTLGGRAVQEACRKIKVQLTKEAAGRLGCSPQDVKFHNKQVFAASDPEHGIDLGELVHTMLFRDGGGTHVMASAHFDAPCSLPDPETGVGDFAMSYSFGTHGVVLQVDPDTGKITILKVVAATDCGRIINPLGAEGQVHGGIMQGLGYALYEDFKWSMDSPFRPGLANTRFRRS from the coding sequence TTGCAAGAATTGACCCTCACTGTCAACGGGAAGCATCATCATCTTCTTATCCCTGAAATGCGCACACTGCAAGATGTTTTGCGTGAGGATTTAGGAATGACGGGGACCAAAAAGGTCTGTAATGACGGGTATTGCGGGGCTTGCACGGTTCTTCTCAATCAACAAGCGGTCAAGAGCTGTTTGGTTCTGGCGCTTAATGTCAACGGGGAAGACATTGTGACCATTGAAGGGTTAAGCGCCAATCACCGTTTAGATCCCCTGCAACAAGCCTTTATTGACCATGGGGCGACCCAGTGCGGGATGTGCACGCCGGGCATGATCTTATCGGCGAAGGCGTTATTGTTGCACCAGCCTCACCCCACAGAAGATGACATTAAAGAGGCCATTAAAGGGAATTTATGCCGCTGCACAGGATATGTCAAAATTGTCGAAGCGATAAAGGCTCTGGCCGAGACCTCGTCCCCATCTTCCCTGGCCCACAGTTCGCCCCTGGCCTTAGAAGAAGCCGGTAAAGAGGTAGTGGGACATGGGGTGCTGCGGGTGGATGGACAAGAAAAGGTCAGTGGACAAGCCTCTTACGTCATCGATATGACACTACCGGGCATGCTCTATGGCGCGATATTGCGCAGTCCCATTCCCCACGGCCGAATCCTGTCCATTAAGACGGAAGCCTGTTTAGCCTTAGAGGGTGTGATGGCCGTAATTACGGGCCAAGATATGCCGTCCAAAGGATTTGGCGCTTTTGTGGCGGACGAAACGGGACTCGCGGTAGACAAAGTGCGTTATGTGGGAGATGGGGTGGCGGCTGTCTGTGCTACCGATGAAGAGACGGCCAGAAGAGCGTTATCTTTGATTGAAGTAGAATATGAGGAATTACCGTATGTGACGGATCCCGAAGAAGCCTTAGCGGAAAATGCTCCCAAAATTCATGATGTGGAGCGCAATATCGTCGCCCATAATCAAGTCGTGGGCGGAGATGTCCAGCAAGGGTTTAAAGAGGCTGACTTTATTTTTGAAGACCGTTTTGTCACCTCAAAACAAGCCCATACCTGTTTAGAACCCCATGTGTGTATTGCTGACTGGGATTTGTCAGGCAAAATCACGTTGTATGACTCGACTCAAACCCCTTATTTCATGCGCTATCATCTGGCCAATATTTTTGATCTGCCAACCAGTAAAATTCGGGTCATTGCGCCCTATGTTGGCGGCGGATTTGGTAGCAAGAGTGAGGTCCAGGCGATTCACGTCTGTGCCTTAATCCTGTCCAAAATGACGGGAAAACCCGTCAAGATGGCGCATGACCGAGATGAAGAATTTATTGCCAGCCGGACACGCCATAAAGAAATCATCTATCTCAAGACTGGGGTTAAAAAAGATGGCCGCATTACCGCCAGACAAGCGCGGGTGATTGTGGATAATGGGGCATATACCAGTTATGGACCGGGCGTGTCCCTCACTCAATCGATGTTAGGTGGGGCCGTTTATAAAATTCCTCATTACCGTTATGACGGCTATGTGGTCTATACCAATACGCCTATTGGGGGAGCTTTTAGGGGATTTGGCAGCCCACAATTTACTTATGCGGCGGAAAGTCAAGCTGATATGATCGCCGCCCGTTTAGGGATGGACCCGTTAACCTTTCGCCGAATCAATTTAACGGAGACTGGCGATCGGGCGATTTCAGGACCGGTGTTGCGCACCAATGGCGCGCGCGAAACGTTGGAGCGGGTGGTTCGAGAACTCGGATATGATTTCCCGGATTCGAATAACCGGTTAAAGAAACCGCCCTATGTGGGAATCGGCTTTGCCGTGGGGACACATTTTACCAGCGGGAAGTTTCACCCTGAAGCCAATGCGGATTTTTGCGGAGCGACGGTTAAGGTGAATGATGATGGCTCGGTAAACATTTTGGCTGGCGTGGTGGAAATGGGAACAGGATGTGCCACCACGTTATCGCAAGTTGCGGCTGAAGAACTGGGGATTGATCTCCGTGATATTGAAATTACCCTAAGTGATTCGGAAATGACACCGCCGGACCTGGGCACTTTTGGGTCACGAGCCACCACCTTGGGCGGGCGTGCCGTACAAGAAGCGTGCCGCAAGATTAAGGTCCAATTGACCAAGGAAGCCGCCGGACGTCTTGGCTGTTCCCCACAAGATGTCAAGTTTCACAACAAGCAGGTTTTTGCAGCCTCGGACCCAGAACATGGCATCGATTTAGGGGAACTCGTGCATACCATGCTCTTTCGCGATGGTGGGGGCACTCATGTGATGGCTAGTGCGCACTTTGATGCTCCCTGTTCTTTACCGGATCCGGAAACCGGTGTCGGAGATTTTGCCATGAGTTATTCATTTGGAACCCATGGAGTTGTCCTGCAAGTGGATCCGGATACCGGGAAAATCACAATTTTAAAGGTGGTGGCCGCAACGGACTGTGGCCGTATCATTAATCCTTTAGGTGCTGAAGGGCAAGTGCACGGTGGTATTATGCAGGGACTAGGTTACGCCTTGTATGAAGATTTTAAGTGGTCGATGGACAGCCCCTTTCGACCCGGTTTGGCCAATACAAGATTCCGACGGTCATGA
- a CDS encoding CoxG family protein, with protein sequence MNIMEHISVPLEPDALWEMLTKDFEQVAQCLPGLWEFTWEEDNRYHMQMSVKVGPVAMNFVGELLLKQIDAANKILQMESTARDPKMASSTTMNLTIQLKEDGDGSLIVVDAQVDVRGKAASLGWGMIQPKAKSLMKDFAKNLKGLVTEPTT encoded by the coding sequence ATGAACATTATGGAGCACATTTCTGTTCCCCTAGAGCCTGATGCCCTTTGGGAGATGTTAACCAAAGACTTTGAACAGGTTGCCCAATGTTTGCCCGGTCTTTGGGAATTTACTTGGGAAGAGGACAACCGTTATCACATGCAAATGAGCGTTAAAGTGGGGCCTGTGGCCATGAATTTTGTCGGCGAACTCCTGTTAAAGCAGATTGATGCCGCAAACAAAATCTTGCAGATGGAAAGTACGGCCCGTGATCCGAAAATGGCCTCGTCTACCACGATGAATTTGACCATTCAGCTCAAAGAAGATGGCGACGGCAGTCTCATTGTGGTCGATGCCCAAGTGGATGTGCGGGGGAAAGCGGCATCCCTGGGCTGGGGCATGATCCAACCCAAAGCGAAGAGCTTGATGAAAGATTTTGCCAAGAATCTGAAAGGGCTCGTCACGGAGCCGACAACGTAA
- a CDS encoding FAD binding domain-containing protein yields MQFVQPQTVDEVLEWQSRLGPNSKLMAGGQSLLAMMRQKVIEPEAIISLKHVKDLHRVALQEDGSLFIGSMLTHHQIATHPLIGRHAPLLAETARKVASVQIRNLGTWGGNIAHGEPGADPPAALMVSSAQVELMGEGGRSRLVAIKDFFLDYLTTDIREGELITGFIIPPTPPGTFSAYDKYTLRDDGDLAIVGMAMRLQMTPAHQIADLEIALSGVSVVPIQIPRISERVLGQTLTDPVIKDIAEYVKNACDPLSDVEVSSEYRRWVIEALITKQLSSFSEASSL; encoded by the coding sequence GTGCAATTTGTGCAGCCACAAACGGTGGATGAGGTTTTAGAATGGCAATCACGACTTGGCCCCAACAGCAAATTGATGGCGGGTGGCCAGTCACTTTTGGCCATGATGCGACAGAAGGTCATCGAACCCGAGGCGATTATCAGTTTAAAACACGTCAAGGACTTGCACCGGGTAGCACTCCAAGAGGATGGCTCGTTATTTATTGGCAGCATGCTGACCCATCATCAAATTGCGACACATCCTCTGATTGGACGCCATGCTCCGTTATTAGCTGAGACGGCAAGAAAAGTCGCATCGGTACAAATTCGCAATCTTGGAACATGGGGCGGCAATATTGCCCACGGGGAACCCGGTGCAGACCCGCCTGCGGCGCTCATGGTGTCTTCCGCTCAAGTTGAATTGATGGGAGAAGGAGGAAGATCCCGGCTCGTGGCGATAAAAGACTTCTTTCTCGATTACCTCACCACCGATATTCGGGAAGGGGAACTGATTACGGGCTTTATTATTCCGCCCACGCCTCCTGGCACTTTCAGTGCTTACGATAAATATACGTTACGCGATGATGGGGATTTAGCGATTGTCGGCATGGCAATGCGGCTTCAGATGACACCCGCCCATCAGATTGCGGATTTAGAGATTGCCTTAAGTGGGGTATCGGTGGTGCCCATTCAAATCCCCAGGATTTCAGAGCGCGTGTTAGGCCAAACTCTGACGGATCCCGTCATCAAGGATATTGCGGAATATGTGAAAAATGCCTGTGATCCGCTTTCCGATGTTGAGGTTTCCAGTGAATACCGGCGGTGGGTCATTGAAGCGCTGATTACAAAGCAATTGTCATCGTTTTCTGAGGCTTCAAGCCTGTGA